TTAAAACCAGAACGATCAAAAGAAACTGTTTGTATACCTTTTTTCAAAGCTCTTTTAGCAATCAACTGCCCTATTAATTTAGCAGATACTTTATTGCCTGTGTATATATTTTGTATTTTTAATTTTTTAAATTCTAATGTAGATGCACATACGGAAATAACAGATTTATTATATGAAATAATTTGCGCATAAATATGTCTTGAAGTTCGATGTACCACTAAACGAAAAGTACAATTACTTTGTATTTTCTTTCTTACTTTTGTATATCGTCTAATACGGGAATATCTTTTATTTATTTTTCCTTTCATTTTACTTCTTTTTTGCCTCTTTAATACGAACTACTTCATTGAAATAACGAATACCTTTTCCTTTATAAGGCTCAGGAATACGATAAGATCGTATATTAGCTGCTACTTGCCCTACAAGCTGTTTATCTATTCCAGATAAAATAATTTCATTTTGAGGTAATAAAATTGCCTTTATTGAATTTGGAAGTTTATAAAAAACAGGATGTGAAAAACCTAAATATAATTTTAGAATATTATTTTCTTTTATTATAACACGATAACCAATACCAAATAAATTTAATTGTTTTTTAAAACCAATAGTAACACCAATAATCATCATATATATTAAAGAACGACAAGTACCTGCTTGCATCCAACCATATGATTCAGAAGAATGATTATGTGAAAAAAATAAACAGTTATCTTTTTTTATAATTTTTACACAAATATGAATTACACGTTTTAATGAACCTAATGGACCGCTAATTATAATCTCTAAATTATCTAATGTAATAGTTACATTTTTAGGAATAACTATAGGTGATTTTGCTACACGAGACATTATTTAAATTCCTCTATTTATATAAATTAATGATATTAATTTACGTAACATATAATTTCTCCACCTAAACCTTTTTCTCTTGCAACACGATCAGTC
The nucleotide sequence above comes from Buchnera aphidicola (Cinara curvipes). Encoded proteins:
- the rplR gene encoding 50S ribosomal protein L18; its protein translation is MKGKINKRYSRIRRYTKVRKKIQSNCTFRLVVHRTSRHIYAQIISYNKSVISVCASTLEFKKLKIQNIYTGNKVSAKLIGQLIAKRALKKGIQTVSFDRSGFKYHGRVKELAESARISGLVF
- the rplF gene encoding 50S ribosomal protein L6, whose product is MSRVAKSPIVIPKNVTITLDNLEIIISGPLGSLKRVIHICVKIIKKDNCLFFSHNHSSESYGWMQAGTCRSLIYMMIIGVTIGFKKQLNLFGIGYRVIIKENNILKLYLGFSHPVFYKLPNSIKAILLPQNEIILSGIDKQLVGQVAANIRSYRIPEPYKGKGIRYFNEVVRIKEAKKK